One window of the Magnolia sinica isolate HGM2019 chromosome 19, MsV1, whole genome shotgun sequence genome contains the following:
- the LOC131234604 gene encoding protein trichome birefringence-like 9 — protein sequence MTVITPFHPYSLLSIGFLSDILSKHRNLASQAYDYSNGRWVHDESYRLGSYFEDCQFLDPGFKCHQNGRTDIDYLNWRWQPDNYDLPRFNASELLERSRNRRIVFVGDSIGRNQWESLVCMLAQAVSNKSSIYEENRNPITKHKGYLSIRFDTYNFTVEYYRAPFLVIADRLPANSSHNIKSLVRVDTLHRRSQQWVGADVLIFNGGHWYSQDKTVNMGYYFQEGAVINMAMDVKEAFRKSLQTWKQWVIENLDPERSHIFFRSHSPVHYR from the exons ATGACTGTCATTACACCATTCCACCCTTATTCGCTTCTAAGTATCGGTTTTCTATCCGATATTCTATCAAAACACCGAAATTTGGCCTCACAAGCTTATGATTATTCAAATGGCAGATGGGTCCACGATGAAAGTTATCGTCTCGGATCCTATTTTGAGGACTGCCAATTTCTCGACCCAGGCTTCAAATGCcatcaaaatggacggacggataTAGACTATCTCAACTGGCGTTGGCAACCAGACAATTACGATCTTCCAAG ATTCAACGCTAGTGAGTTGCTTGAAAGGAGCAGAAACAGACGCATTGTATTCGTAGGGGATTCAATAGGAAGGAACCAATGGGAATCTCTAGTATGCATGCTCGCACAGGCAGTTTCAAATAAGTCTAGCATCTACGAAGAAAATAGAAACCCCATAACCAAGCACAAGGGCTACCTCTCCATCCGGTTCGACACCTACAACTTCACTGTTGAATACTACAGGGCGCCATTCCTGGTAATAGCTGACCGCCTGCCTGCAAATTCCTCCCATAACATCAAGAGCCTGGTTCGGGTTGACACGCTGCATCGGCGCTCTCAACAGTGGGTCGGTGCAGATGttctaatttttaatggtggacactgGTATAGCCAAGACAAGACGGTAAATAT GGGTTACTATTTTCAGGAAGGGGCAGTCATAAACATGGCCATGGACGTGAAAGAAGCTTTCAGAAAGTCCCTACAGACATGGAAGCAGTGGGTCATCGAGAATTTAGATCCAGAAAGGAGTCATATCTTCTTTCGGAGCCACTCTCCAGTGCATTACAGGTAA
- the LOC131234605 gene encoding uncharacterized protein LOC131234605, with amino-acid sequence MKSHQKPIQGTSKCGLGYSMSNIIFFSLQFLPICRDVIIGASSNDGTLLVDGLGDGVFLEALGQDFNFLRNTSFNLLQGCRMRNTKTEYISCPSCGRTLFDLQEISAEIREKTAHLPVVSIAIMGCIVNGPGEMADADFGYEKKAKILQALESFFKLPASKQALTQFDADRDGTTAAGGLGSFVRSGGTVTDGGTVRASGTEEEEETGEGEDRVR; translated from the exons ATGAAGTCACACCAAAAACCGATTCAGGGAACTTCCAAATGCGGCCTTGGGTATTCCATGAGCAATATTATTTTCTTCTCACTGCAATTCCTGCCTATTTGCAGAGATGTCATCATCGGTGCTAGTAGCAATGACGGAACTCTTCTGGTTGATGGCCTTGGTGATGGAGTATTCTTAGAAGCCCTTGGGCAAGATTTCAATTTTCTAAGAAACACATCCTTCAATTTACTCCAAGGCTGCAGAATGAGAAACACAAAAACG GAGTATATCTCGTGCCCATCCTGTGGACGGACTCTGTTCGACCTCCAAGAGATAAGTGCCGAGATAAGAGAGAAGACGGCTCACTTGCCTGTTGTTTCA ATTGCAATCATGGGTTGCATTGTAAATGGGCCAGGAGAGATGGCAGATGCAGATTTTGGGTAT GAGAAAAAGGCGAAAATTTTACAGGCGCTTGAGTcgtttttcaagttacct gcatccaaacaggcccttacccaATTCGATGCAGACAGAGACGGCACTACAGCAGCTGGTGGGCTCGGATCATTCGTTCGTTCGGGCGGGACAGTGACGGACGGCGGGACAGTACGGGCGTCGGGcactgaagaagaagaggagactggAGAGGGTGAAGATCGGGTAAggtaa